One Proteinivorax tanatarense DNA segment encodes these proteins:
- a CDS encoding ABC transporter ATP-binding protein yields MIKLDNVSKSFSNKGQKIKVLSNFNLKIKCGEMISIMGRSGSGKSTLLNIIAGLEKIDEGKYIFNNEKLSSKGPAELAVFRREKIGFILQNYPLIDTKNVIENVALPLQYGKASKKEALKQAKKMLANLDISYLENKSVDTLSGGEAQRVGIARALIKDPEVILADEPTGSLDEDTEKEILDLLVHLNNQGKTMVIVTHDSSVAEKCKSKYKIENGRCIKGEAN; encoded by the coding sequence ATGATTAAACTAGATAATGTTAGCAAATCTTTTTCTAATAAAGGGCAGAAAATTAAAGTGTTGAGTAATTTTAATTTAAAAATCAAATGCGGTGAGATGATCTCAATAATGGGACGCAGTGGTTCAGGAAAGTCTACATTGTTAAATATTATTGCTGGTCTTGAGAAGATTGATGAGGGGAAATACATTTTTAACAATGAAAAATTATCTTCTAAAGGTCCTGCAGAACTTGCTGTGTTTAGAAGAGAAAAGATAGGTTTTATACTACAAAACTATCCATTGATTGACACGAAAAATGTAATCGAGAACGTTGCTTTGCCCTTACAATATGGGAAAGCATCAAAAAAAGAAGCTCTAAAACAAGCAAAAAAAATGTTAGCAAACCTTGATATTAGTTATCTTGAAAATAAGTCAGTGGATACACTATCTGGTGGTGAAGCACAAAGGGTTGGTATAGCGAGAGCACTAATTAAAGACCCTGAAGTGATACTAGCTGATGAACCAACCGGCTCATTGGATGAAGATACCGAGAAAGAAATCCTTGACTTACTGGTTCACCTAAATAACCAAGGAAAAACAATGGTTATCGTAACCCATGATTCATCAGTGGCAGAAAAATGTAAAAGCAAGTATAAGATTGAAAACGGGCGTTGTATTAAAGGAGAAGCTAATTAG
- a CDS encoding helix-turn-helix domain-containing protein gives MEYSLTTFGGKLRSLRKKRFLTQLDVFKATGVNVETLRRIEQGKVVPKIETLEHLSPVLKKDVLLLFFKHRYQDHSLLQEKITDLERTLDNSDFSKLELKVEKINKMLPMIKNKYYKKLIQQQLLFAKGIIRYKKENEPSKALDMLIKAIKMTTPKFQLDNFQSYVYSSTEVRILMNIGMIVNSLGRNKEYLNILEFSIKTVKDTDELYPKICHNLAGAYIRKGHYINGLKYSNLGVDWCKNNRFYAGLNLLYYSKGVCQFYLKDESYKSSVELAICLCEAYGQDKLKKLMLSNYNDLERQGCIRQ, from the coding sequence ATGGAATATAGTCTAACTACCTTTGGGGGGAAATTAAGGTCTTTAAGGAAAAAGCGATTTCTTACGCAGCTTGATGTTTTCAAAGCTACAGGAGTAAATGTTGAAACTTTACGAAGAATAGAGCAGGGAAAAGTGGTGCCTAAAATTGAAACTTTAGAGCATCTGTCGCCAGTGTTAAAAAAAGATGTGTTGCTACTTTTTTTTAAGCATAGATATCAAGATCACTCATTGTTACAAGAGAAGATAACTGATTTGGAAAGAACGCTTGATAACAGCGACTTTTCAAAGTTAGAGTTGAAAGTTGAAAAAATTAATAAAATGCTACCAATGATAAAAAATAAATACTACAAAAAATTAATACAGCAGCAGCTTCTTTTTGCTAAAGGCATTATTAGGTATAAAAAAGAAAATGAACCTTCTAAAGCTTTAGATATGTTAATCAAAGCTATTAAAATGACTACACCTAAGTTCCAGTTGGATAATTTTCAATCATATGTTTATTCCTCTACAGAAGTTAGGATACTTATGAACATTGGCATGATTGTAAACAGTTTAGGAAGAAATAAAGAGTACTTAAATATACTGGAGTTTAGTATTAAAACAGTAAAAGACACAGATGAATTATACCCAAAAATTTGTCATAATCTAGCTGGTGCATATATTAGAAAAGGCCATTACATAAATGGTCTCAAGTATTCAAATCTTGGAGTTGATTGGTGTAAAAACAACAGATTTTATGCTGGCTTAAACCTTTTGTATTATAGCAAAGGAGTTTGTCAGTTCTATTTAAAGGATGAAAGCTACAAAAGTTCTGTGGAACTAGCAATATGCTTATGTGAAGCCTATGGACAAGATAAATTAAAAAAGCTTATGCTGTCTAATTATAATGATTTAGAGAGGCAAGGTTGTATAAGGCAATGA
- a CDS encoding ABC transporter permease has translation MAELYKKLKRDGLLLFGFMYITLSLAVCIFSFYQLNQIELKMLTNELIESDAYVFTLDGEYDLDWREAEIAEPFTVFKGEGPFKGVFFKKDTYTPPIIEGRYFTEDDFYTGQKVAVVGKSVDQSLIETIEEQNYEIIGEMGASYTSRIDHLIFLNIDSLDSSFSNLYKLNANEPRKNTKHILFGDNQILTNEILLGEAGTLNFIGMDDYNYIITVVFYMLFVFFNILIIVAHFSKQVRNFDILWKVGIPVKASFYNEMRKCFLAGTAVYMFVGMISMVLASIVWKNNKEIMLHLSNIVTGYIVIFTIVIVTSSVLYFYTKTKIER, from the coding sequence TTGGCAGAACTGTATAAGAAACTAAAAAGAGATGGCTTGTTACTTTTTGGTTTTATGTATATTACTTTAAGTTTGGCTGTGTGTATTTTTAGCTTTTATCAACTTAATCAAATAGAATTGAAGATGCTCACTAACGAGTTGATAGAGTCTGATGCTTATGTATTCACCCTTGATGGCGAATATGATTTAGATTGGAGAGAAGCAGAAATAGCTGAGCCGTTTACTGTTTTTAAAGGAGAAGGACCTTTTAAAGGCGTTTTTTTTAAAAAAGATACATATACTCCACCGATAATTGAAGGAAGGTATTTTACTGAAGATGATTTTTACACTGGTCAAAAGGTAGCGGTTGTTGGGAAATCCGTTGACCAGAGTTTAATAGAAACTATCGAAGAACAAAATTATGAGATTATAGGGGAAATGGGTGCTTCTTATACCTCCAGAATCGATCACTTGATATTTTTAAATATTGACTCTTTGGACAGCTCTTTTTCAAACCTTTACAAACTTAATGCTAATGAACCCCGAAAAAATACAAAGCACATCCTTTTTGGAGACAACCAAATACTTACCAATGAAATTTTACTAGGGGAAGCTGGGACTTTAAACTTTATAGGGATGGACGACTATAATTATATAATTACCGTTGTATTTTATATGCTTTTTGTTTTCTTTAATATTTTAATAATAGTTGCTCATTTTTCAAAGCAAGTACGTAACTTCGATATTTTGTGGAAAGTGGGTATTCCTGTAAAAGCTTCTTTTTATAATGAAATGAGAAAGTGTTTTTTAGCAGGAACTGCTGTTTATATGTTTGTCGGAATGATTAGCATGGTTTTAGCATCAATAGTATGGAAAAACAACAAAGAAATTATGCTCCATTTATCCAATATAGTAACTGGTTACATTGTGATTTTTACTATTGTAATAGTAACGTCAAGTGTCCTCTATTTTTATACAAAAACTAAAATAGAGAGGTGA
- a CDS encoding ABC transporter permease, which yields MIVNEVRESLKRKKGFTFSIIFVVLVFALMASTLFITYVYMQERHASVQTYGDKNVYTLMDTLTGKEERQFFKDPESVSKLQHMYTYLNKQINETFISATDHPISIEFGDISDTDIFLQGYESGRPSEPVEKNGTKYNSVKAVKVNQQALETFPINNLTDGRLFDKADYENLDFGSIPVLLGAEYEDIFDIGDRIESTYLFYPFTLEVIGFIESNSFLSTRIEPETYVDRYIVLPAQKFGEPANEEQFNFLRRYYLHSINGAIYSSEDLAYIDGLIKQANDVTGFNNLMILGGMDSQLGAILETMGEQISALLFLTVTLFIICILMLVVLIWKKVQDNYKNIAIHLISGGTMNQIFSYIAGEILFIVSVPMIIVLFTVTLFVIGMQPIAILYGALITIIALFLMILSLFIIYIKGKRLSISTVLKRGD from the coding sequence ATGATAGTTAATGAAGTTAGAGAGAGTTTGAAAAGAAAAAAAGGGTTTACTTTTTCAATTATATTTGTTGTGTTGGTTTTTGCTTTGATGGCATCCACATTATTTATCACTTATGTATATATGCAAGAAAGGCATGCCAGTGTTCAGACTTATGGTGATAAAAATGTATATACATTAATGGACACATTAACTGGCAAAGAAGAACGACAATTTTTTAAGGATCCAGAAAGCGTTTCTAAACTTCAACATATGTACACTTATCTTAATAAACAAATAAATGAAACTTTTATTTCAGCTACTGATCATCCTATTTCCATCGAATTTGGAGACATATCAGACACAGATATTTTTTTACAAGGCTATGAATCGGGAAGACCCTCTGAACCAGTTGAAAAAAATGGTACAAAGTATAATAGCGTCAAAGCAGTAAAGGTTAATCAACAAGCATTAGAAACATTTCCCATAAACAATCTTACCGATGGAAGGCTGTTTGACAAAGCTGATTATGAGAATTTAGATTTTGGTTCAATTCCTGTTCTTTTAGGAGCAGAGTATGAAGATATTTTTGACATAGGAGACAGAATTGAATCGACTTATCTGTTTTATCCTTTTACTTTAGAGGTTATTGGGTTTATTGAATCAAACTCCTTTCTTTCTACTAGAATTGAACCAGAGACTTATGTAGACCGATACATAGTATTGCCGGCACAAAAATTTGGTGAACCAGCAAATGAAGAACAGTTTAATTTTCTTAGGAGATACTATCTGCACAGTATAAATGGAGCGATTTATAGCAGCGAAGACTTAGCATATATTGATGGGTTAATAAAACAGGCAAATGATGTTACCGGATTTAATAATTTAATGATACTAGGTGGGATGGACTCTCAGTTGGGTGCAATATTGGAAACCATGGGAGAGCAGATATCAGCGCTGCTATTTCTAACAGTAACTTTATTTATCATATGTATCTTAATGTTAGTGGTTTTAATATGGAAAAAAGTCCAAGATAATTACAAAAACATCGCCATACATCTGATTTCTGGGGGGACAATGAATCAAATATTTTCTTATATTGCTGGAGAAATTTTATTTATTGTCAGTGTACCAATGATAATTGTATTATTTACTGTGACCTTATTTGTTATAGGTATGCAACCAATTGCCATTTTATATGGTGCTTTAATAACTATCATAGCGCTCTTTCTTATGATATTATCGCTTTTTATTATTTACATTAAAGGAAAGCGTTTATCTATCAGCACCGTTTTAAAAAGGGGAGATTAG
- a CDS encoding ABC transporter ATP-binding protein, which produces MIKLDNVSKSFSNKGQKIKVLSNFNLKIKCGEMISIMGRSGSGKSTLLNIIAGLEKIDEGQYIFNNENLSSKGPAELAVFRREKIGFILQNYPLIDTKNVIENVALPLQYGKASKKEALKQAKKMLANLDISYLENKSVDTLSGGEAQRVGIARALIKDPEVILADEPTGSLDEDTEKEILDLLVHLNNQGKTMVIVTHDSSVAEKCKSKYKIENGRCIKGEAN; this is translated from the coding sequence ATGATTAAACTAGATAATGTTAGCAAATCTTTTTCTAATAAAGGGCAGAAAATTAAAGTGTTGAGTAATTTTAACTTAAAGATCAAATGCGGTGAGATGATTTCAATAATGGGACGCAGTGGTTCAGGAAAGTCTACATTGTTAAATATTATTGCTGGTCTTGAGAAGATTGATGAGGGACAATATATTTTTAACAATGAAAATTTATCTTCTAAAGGTCCTGCAGAACTTGCTGTGTTTAGAAGAGAAAAGATAGGTTTTATACTACAAAACTATCCATTGATTGACACGAAAAATGTAATCGAGAACGTTGCTTTGCCCTTACAATATGGGAAAGCATCAAAAAAAGAAGCTCTAAAACAAGCAAAAAAAATGTTAGCAAACCTTGATATTAGTTATCTTGAAAATAAGTCAGTGGATACACTATCTGGTGGTGAAGCACAAAGGGTTGGTATAGCGAGAGCACTAATTAAAGACCCTGAAGTGATACTAGCTGATGAACCAACCGGCTCATTGGATGAAGATACCGAGAAAGAAATCCTTGACTTACTGGTTCACCTAAATAACCAAGGAAAAACAATGGTTATCGTAACCCATGATTCATCAGTGGCAGAAAAATGTAAAAGCAAGTATAAGATTGAAAACGGGCGTTGTATTAAAGGAGAAGCTAATTAG
- a CDS encoding DUF1430 domain-containing protein: MRKFIVCILVLMYIVLFIASSFVYSNQQFQNYEKAALSYQFEFVIPNDSVHSNPKNLKYLMEAASKNKVNFVRTVSYRDVLNNISKYEDYIFLSGSQTIYFENLEKIDGRFLTSTDMGEKRFISTTQTKKEDQVGLISSFEGKYFGDKHEFSVYTIDQLLDGYMYPGNYRAECTSEQHLNSFLEDYANLINTNIDGVEYLASDFKKEAEVDNSYSNNIELESNIYFSVMVLFFILMFFTLTYYIIYNTKEISILKQNGYGFFKIFGKLFVNLYVLTFIFSNLCIFLLSVWNFGIELNFWIKVLQVNFTVALGLLILLSVVAYILIRFVRMTYCIKGRKPIGLIMVFNIIMKVVSTVAMLGITMILISNIYLIIIQQNALSGWEDLSNYGVFYPTMLVGEDRDAYRRGESPLDMRCYELYPVLNQKTNAIYVNAMYYTKESLRLDGHKDIVKTIVVNPNYLSKFNIYDENGEIIQIEETEASTIYLVPEQYKDKEEYNYQKFYERQKMSHDSLHVDYYSQDPKLESLDIEFIYTKSNQNVFVPDMEVFPANDNKVVDPIIRVMTEENSLVPDRLFYTRDSHLLMELDGEGKYTEIESLLQEYNLNNSFPHIITPNELVMREINGLKVAVRIYIPLLIGTLAFLAMILLQNIYLVFQKNKHMFFVKKVFGYKYFNRYKSIFGVFIITSLVEFILFSLFAFSYFYLLFLMKTVVELTIIYMLVFYYEKKNTVEILKRGA; this comes from the coding sequence ATGAGGAAGTTTATTGTATGTATTTTAGTTTTAATGTACATTGTTTTATTCATTGCTTCTAGTTTTGTTTATAGTAATCAACAATTTCAAAACTATGAAAAAGCTGCCTTATCTTATCAATTTGAATTTGTTATACCCAACGACTCTGTTCACTCGAACCCAAAGAATTTAAAGTATTTAATGGAAGCAGCCTCAAAGAACAAAGTAAACTTTGTGAGGACAGTTTCTTATAGAGATGTTTTAAATAACATATCTAAGTATGAAGATTATATTTTTTTATCTGGAAGTCAGACCATCTATTTTGAAAATCTTGAAAAAATTGATGGACGTTTTTTAACAAGTACAGATATGGGGGAAAAAAGGTTTATTTCCACAACTCAGACTAAAAAAGAAGATCAAGTAGGATTAATTAGTAGTTTTGAAGGCAAATATTTCGGGGATAAACATGAATTTTCTGTTTATACAATCGACCAGTTACTTGATGGTTATATGTATCCTGGTAATTATAGAGCAGAATGTACTTCAGAACAGCATTTGAATAGCTTTTTGGAAGATTACGCCAATTTAATAAATACAAATATAGATGGTGTTGAATATCTGGCCTCAGATTTTAAAAAAGAAGCTGAAGTAGATAACTCATACAGTAACAATATCGAGCTTGAAAGTAATATATACTTTTCCGTAATGGTCCTGTTTTTTATACTAATGTTTTTTACCCTAACTTACTATATTATTTATAATACTAAAGAGATATCAATATTAAAGCAAAACGGGTATGGATTTTTTAAAATTTTTGGGAAGCTATTTGTAAATCTCTATGTTTTAACTTTTATCTTTTCAAACTTGTGTATTTTTCTTTTATCAGTTTGGAATTTTGGAATAGAGTTAAATTTTTGGATAAAAGTTTTACAAGTTAATTTTACAGTAGCATTAGGATTGTTGATTTTGCTATCAGTAGTTGCGTATATTTTGATACGATTTGTAAGGATGACTTATTGTATAAAAGGCAGAAAGCCTATTGGGCTTATTATGGTTTTTAATATTATAATGAAGGTTGTCTCCACTGTTGCAATGCTTGGAATAACTATGATTCTTATTAGCAATATCTATTTGATTATAATTCAACAAAATGCACTTTCAGGCTGGGAAGATTTATCTAATTATGGTGTTTTTTATCCAACTATGTTAGTAGGTGAAGATCGGGATGCATATAGAAGAGGTGAGTCTCCACTGGATATGCGTTGCTATGAATTGTATCCTGTACTTAATCAAAAGACGAACGCTATATATGTAAACGCGATGTATTACACAAAAGAAAGTCTTAGACTGGACGGGCATAAAGATATTGTAAAAACTATTGTAGTAAATCCTAATTATTTAAGTAAGTTTAATATATATGACGAAAATGGAGAAATAATTCAAATAGAGGAAACAGAAGCTAGTACTATTTATTTAGTTCCAGAGCAATACAAAGATAAAGAAGAGTATAATTATCAAAAGTTCTATGAAAGACAAAAAATGTCTCATGATAGCTTGCATGTTGATTACTATTCTCAAGATCCTAAGTTGGAAAGCTTGGATATTGAGTTTATATATACAAAATCTAACCAAAATGTTTTTGTGCCAGATATGGAGGTTTTTCCCGCAAATGATAATAAAGTGGTAGATCCAATTATAAGGGTTATGACTGAAGAAAACTCGTTAGTCCCAGATCGCTTGTTTTATACAAGAGACAGTCACCTATTAATGGAGCTTGATGGCGAAGGAAAATATACTGAAATCGAGAGCTTACTTCAAGAATATAACTTAAATAATAGTTTTCCTCATATTATAACTCCAAATGAGTTAGTTATGAGAGAAATCAATGGATTAAAAGTTGCTGTTAGGATTTATATACCTCTACTAATAGGAACTCTTGCATTTTTAGCCATGATATTGTTGCAAAATATATATCTTGTTTTTCAAAAAAATAAGCATATGTTTTTTGTTAAAAAAGTGTTTGGTTATAAGTATTTTAATAGATATAAGAGTATTTTTGGGGTATTTATTATAACAAGCTTAGTAGAGTTTATATTGTTTTCTTTATTTGCTTTTAGTTACTTTTACCTACTGTTTTTGATGAAAACCGTAGTTGAATTAACTATTATTTATATGCTTGTGTTCTATTATGAAAAAAAGAATACAGTAGAAATTTTAAAGAGAGGTGCTTAA
- a CDS encoding putative bacteriocin export ABC transporter has product MSIVQLKNISKGYGEKEILKDFSVDIKRGELVCITGESGAGKSTLLYIMGLLEKPDKGVVNIGQKEDVEINTKTSRVLLRDKIGFLFQNYGLIDDKTVDFNLNIAYINSNKTRKEWEKCKADVMEKLKLNISINEKIYKLSGGEQQRVALARVLLKDCELILADEPTGSVDNKNREIILELLMDLNRKGKTIVIVSHDPYIVNFCPKVIQL; this is encoded by the coding sequence ATGTCGATTGTGCAGTTGAAAAATATAAGCAAGGGATATGGTGAAAAAGAAATCTTAAAGGATTTTTCAGTAGATATTAAAAGAGGAGAATTAGTGTGCATTACAGGAGAAAGTGGTGCAGGTAAGTCTACTTTACTATATATTATGGGGCTTTTAGAAAAACCGGATAAAGGGGTAGTTAACATAGGTCAAAAAGAGGATGTTGAAATTAATACAAAAACATCTAGGGTTTTATTGCGAGATAAAATTGGTTTTTTGTTTCAAAACTATGGCTTAATTGATGATAAAACAGTTGATTTTAATTTAAATATAGCTTATATCAATTCTAATAAAACCAGAAAAGAGTGGGAGAAGTGTAAAGCAGATGTAATGGAAAAGCTAAAGTTAAATATTTCAATTAACGAAAAAATATACAAGTTATCAGGAGGAGAGCAGCAAAGAGTAGCACTAGCTAGGGTTTTATTAAAGGATTGTGAATTAATTTTAGCTGACGAACCAACAGGTTCAGTAGATAATAAAAATAGAGAAATTATACTTGAATTATTAATGGATTTAAATAGAAAAGGTAAAACCATTGTAATTGTGTCCCATGATCCTTATATTGTTAACTTCTGTCCAAAGGTTATACAGCTGTAG
- a CDS encoding mandelate racemase/muconate lactonizing enzyme family protein: protein MKISKVDIYPIKLPLIKPFVVAYDTFPDMPSIIIKMETDNGIIGYGEAVPDEHVTGESLYSTIAILKHSLVPTIIGLNPFDIEKIHNKMDATVKSVPAAKAAIDIACYDLMGKATDQPLYNLIGGRYWDYLEVPYVLSIGEPKEMAYEAKEAVEKGYTTIKIKVGDKDLCKDIERISFIRQIVGRKIKLRVDANQGWETTARSLTVLKEIDDCAIEWIEQPLLADDIKGHKRIRNQQKIPVMIDEGVHREKEMLEIINSEAADFINIKLMKSGGIYPALRLVHQAKMANIKCQIGSMVESSVGSLAGAHLSIAQSNIISNELGGPLMISNDLGKMNYNKNKLYLSEKSGLGLKVSERTLKELEYTL from the coding sequence TTGAAAATATCAAAAGTAGATATTTATCCGATAAAACTGCCGCTGATTAAACCTTTTGTTGTAGCTTATGACACTTTTCCAGACATGCCATCTATAATTATAAAAATGGAGACAGACAACGGTATTATTGGATATGGTGAAGCAGTGCCTGATGAGCATGTTACGGGAGAAAGTCTTTATTCTACTATAGCCATATTAAAGCATAGTTTAGTACCTACTATAATTGGTTTAAACCCATTTGATATAGAGAAAATTCATAATAAAATGGATGCAACAGTAAAGAGCGTTCCAGCTGCTAAAGCGGCAATAGATATAGCTTGTTATGATTTAATGGGAAAAGCTACAGATCAACCTTTATACAATCTTATAGGTGGAAGGTATTGGGACTATTTAGAGGTTCCTTATGTGCTAAGTATAGGCGAACCTAAAGAAATGGCATATGAAGCTAAAGAGGCTGTTGAAAAGGGATATACAACTATAAAAATAAAAGTAGGCGATAAAGATTTATGTAAAGACATCGAAAGAATATCTTTTATTCGACAGATTGTTGGAAGAAAAATAAAGCTGAGAGTTGATGCTAACCAAGGGTGGGAAACTACAGCTAGGTCTTTAACTGTTTTAAAGGAAATAGATGATTGTGCCATAGAATGGATTGAACAGCCTCTACTAGCAGACGACATCAAGGGGCATAAAAGAATAAGAAATCAACAGAAGATACCAGTAATGATTGACGAAGGAGTACACCGTGAAAAAGAAATGCTGGAGATAATAAATTCCGAAGCCGCAGATTTTATCAACATTAAGTTAATGAAATCTGGAGGAATATACCCCGCCTTAAGATTAGTTCATCAAGCAAAAATGGCTAATATTAAATGTCAAATTGGCTCCATGGTTGAATCTAGTGTAGGCTCATTGGCAGGAGCTCATTTATCTATTGCTCAAAGCAATATAATATCAAATGAGTTAGGTGGTCCACTAATGATTAGCAATGACTTGGGAAAGATGAACTACAATAAAAATAAACTTTACCTGTCAGAAAAATCAGGGTTGGGCTTGAAAGTAAGTGAACGAACCTTGAAAGAATTGGAGTACACTTTATAA